The following are from one region of the Silene latifolia isolate original U9 population chromosome 9, ASM4854445v1, whole genome shotgun sequence genome:
- the LOC141602377 gene encoding protein SIEVE ELEMENT OCCLUSION B-like — protein sequence MMISRFGHVDMPDDRRAINGYWIVRCTIVAATQIIVLSSRGLDQYLTGIRTPAEVEKLISLNGELMYIISKRDERERALKTITRIKYQDDVVGIMRVLVTDKDEDMPPLYHGETKSKDHLDVLTGKRVLLLISGIDIPSEDIESIKRATVDTEKDEIVWIPVINRLIAGLDRVKNEIETLQNSMSWYSVQPSRVTDHASYFFELEWGFRGTPMLVLLSPWGRLLRHGALDMVRIWQNLSVDNLTRDMERQLWKKETWNLKLLVNDIIDPIIQKWIEDERYIIMYGGDDIDWIRRFTRQVQSVASDLQVRIEMVYVGNRHNKDLGRGRRVQDVILIEQLSHCLPESSMAYFWKRFDSIIKSKRTYSSKENLLFQEMLRFHSYEDWALLAKGSTILFNGPGQIASNALNIWRDGRQHCYIHT from the exons ATGATGATCTCACGTTTTGGCCATGTTGATATGCCCGATGATCGACGAGCAATAAATGGCTACTGGATAGTGAGATGTACGATTGTCGCTGCAACCCAAATTATTGTATTGTCTAGCAGGGGACTTGACCA ATATTTAACAGGGATTCGAACCCCAGCAGAAGTTGAAAAGCTCATATCACTCAACGGGGAACTAATGTACATAATATCCAAGAGAGACGAACGTGAAA GGGCACTTAAAACTATTACTAGAATAAAATATCAGGACGACGTTGTTGGAATCATGAGAGTTCTAGTCACAGATAAAGATGAAGACATGCCCCCATTATACCATGGTGAGACCAAGAGTAAG GATCATCTTGACGTCTTGACGGGGAAACGTGTGTTGTTACTCATCTCTGGGATAGACATTCCTTCTGAAGATATAGAAAGTATTAAGCGTGCCACCGTTGACACTGAAAAAGATGAAATTGTATGGATACCTGTTATAAACCGCTTGATTGCTGGGTTAGACCGTGTCAAGAATGAGATAGAGACCTTGCAAAATTCCATGTCATGGTACTCAGTCCAACCTTCAAGGGTGACAGACCATGCAAGTTACTTCTTCGAACTTGAATGGGGTTTCAGAGGTACGCCTATGCTTGTTCTTTTAAGTCCATGGGGAAGATTACTGAGACATGGTGCACTCGATATGGTGCGAATTTGGCAAAACCTTTCCGTTGATAACCTTACACGTGATATGGAGCGACAATTGTGGAAGAAGGAAACATGGAACCTAAAGCTTCTTGTAAATGACATTATTGATCCAATCATCCAAAAATGG ATTGAAGATGAAAGATACATTATAATGTATGGAGGCGATGATATAGACTGGATACGAAGGTTCACAAGACAAGTACAATCTGTAGCAAGTGATTTACAGGTGCGTATAGAGATGGTTTATGTGGGAAATAGGCACAACAAAGACCTTGGTCGCGGTCGCCGGGTGCAGGATGTGATATTGATTGAACAACTAAGCCATTGTTTACCTGAATCAAGTATGGCGTATTTTTGGAAACGATTTGATAGCATCATAAAATCCAAAAGAACGTATAGTTCTAAAGAAAACCTATTATTTCAAGAGATGTTAAGATTTCATAGCTATGAAGATTGGGCTTTACTTGCGAAAGGGTCAACAATCTTATTCAATGGGCCGGGGCAAATTGCTTCGAATGCCCTTAACATATGGAGAGATGGAAGACAACATTGTTATATTCATACCTAG